The Geotrypetes seraphini chromosome 6, aGeoSer1.1, whole genome shotgun sequence genome includes a window with the following:
- the LOC117363137 gene encoding olfactory receptor 52K1-like, which yields MEAFHGWFALPLCVMYSITVIGNCIILFVIKTEASLHQPMYFFLAMLAFSDLILSSTTSPKMVGIFWFKSREIGFDNCLIQMFFIHAFSIIESAILLAMAFDRYIAICIPLRYTSILTNDNIAKIGLAVAIRGIVLVIPCPVLIQRLSYCKRVIPHTYCEHMSVLKLACGDTTINRMYGMTVIVLIVGFDLIFIVLSYFMILRAVFSLSSKSARTKALGTCAAHISAILVTYAPAVFSFLTHRFGKNVPPHVHIILANLYLLIPPLANPVVYSIKTKQIRERVLRFFFHSKKM from the coding sequence ATGGAAGCTTTCCATGGCTGGTTTGCTCTCCCTTTGTGTGTGATGTACAGTATAACAGTTATAGGCAACTGCATCATTCTCTTCGTTATAAAAACAGAAGCCAGCCTCCATCAACCCATGTACTTCTTTCTAGCAATGTTAGCATTCAGTGATTTGATTTTGTCCTCTACTACATCTCCTAAAATGGTTGGTATATTTTGGTTCAAATCCCGAGAGATTGGTTTTGATAACTGCCTGATCCAAATGTTTTTCATCCATGCCTTTTCTATCATTGAGTCGGCCAtcttgttggcgatggcttttgATCGTTACATTGCAATCTGTATTCCGCTGAGATACACCTCCATTTTAACCAATGACAACATTGCAAAGATAGGTTTAGCAGTTGCCATTCGAGGCATAGTGTTGGTAATTCCCTGTCCAGTTCTTATACAAAGATTGTCCTATTGTAAACGTGTGATCCCTCACACCTACTGTGAGCATATGTCTGTGCTAAAACTGGCCTGTGGTGACACAACCATCAACCGAATGTACGGCATGACTGTCATTGTCTTAATAGTTGGATTCGATCTCATTTTCATTGTTCTGTCTTATTTCATGATTCTAAGGGCTGTCTTCAGCCTATCCTCAAAGAGTGCTCGGACAAAGGCATTAGGGACCTGTGCTGCTCACATTTCTGCCATCTTGGTCACGTATGCACCTGCTGTGTTTTCTTTCCTAACTCACCGTTTTGGGAAAAATGTACCACCCCATGTTCACATCATTCTAGCAAACCTCTATCTCCTCATTCCCCCACTGGCAAATCCTGTGGTTTACAGCATCAAGACCAAACAGATCCGGGAAAGGGTGCTTAGATTCTTCTTTCACAGCAAGAAAATGTAA